The proteins below come from a single Yamadazyma tenuis chromosome 5, complete sequence genomic window:
- the SQT1 gene encoding 60S ribosomal subunit assembly or modification protein (EggNog:ENOG503P189; COG:S), with the protein MSAPQEYINEEEPEEEFLRAEEVGEEVPDDTNLPPPDDEDDEDIDMEQDITIDLSNNSWTYFDQHKDSIFTIFRHPTLPMVVTGGGDNTAYLWTTHTQPPRFVGELSGHKESVVAGGFTSDGKYVVTADMNGFIQVHKSSKGGQRWIKFGELQEVEEVLWVRVHPRLPYFAFGATDGSVWVYQIDGGLVQVMSGFSHTLECNAGDFIDKGTEELFLVTVSEDGSVISWNCFTAQVVYKLSPHDEFKGVESPWVSLSVFENKMAVGARDGNLAIINYDTGRLVHSVKTLENIDDVAELSVEALSWCQTPSINLLAVGLVSGDLLLFDTLQWRVRNSVKLEDTITKLKFLANTPVLIGSCMNGRIYKWDARTMKELFVGYGHNMGVLDFAVLDDGKVATAGDEGVSLVFATEQ; encoded by the coding sequence ATGTCTGCACCACAGGAATACATAAACGAAGAAGAGcctgaagaagagtttcTTCGTGCCGAAGAAGTGGGCGAAGAGGTGCCTGATGACACCAAccttccaccaccagatgatgaagatgacgaagataTCGATATGGAGCAGGACATTACGATAGActtatccaacaactcctGGACGTATTTCGACCAGCACAAAGACTCGATTTTCACAATATTCCGTCACCCAACGTTACCCATGGTGGTGACCGGTGGGGGTGACAACACAGCATATTTGTGGACGACCCATACACAACCTCCCAGATTTGTAGGAGAATTGAGTGGTCATAAAGAGTCTGTGGTTGCAGGAGGTTTCACCAGCGACGGGAAGTACGTGGTGACGGCTGACATGAATGGGTTCATCCAGGTGCACAAGAGCAGTAAAGGGGGCCAAAGATGGATCAAATTTGGTGAGTTACaagaagtcgaagaagTATTATGGGTCAGGGTTCACCCTAGATTACCATATTTTGCATTCGGTGCCACTGACGGGTCCGTATGGGTGTACCAGATTGATGGAGGGTTAGTCCAAGTAATGTCTGGATTTCTGCATACGTTGGAGTGTAATGCTGGAGACTTTATCGATAAGGGGACAGAAGAACTTTTTCTTGTAACGGTGTCAGAGGACGGTTCAGTCATCAGTTGGAACTGTTTTACCGCCCAAGTGGTGTACAAGTTGCTGCCTCATGATGAATTCAAGGGAGTTGAAAGTCCTTGGGTTTCTCTCAGTGTGTTTGAGAACAAGATGGCCGTGGGAGCTAGAGACGGTAATTTAGCCATCATCAACTATGATACGGGTCGACTTGTGCACAGTGTAAAGACTTTGGAGAACATTGACGATGTGGCCGAACTTTCTGTTGAGGCGCTAAGCTGGTGCCAGACTCCTTctatcaacttgttggcagTAGGGTTGGTTTCCGGAGACTTGTTACTATTCGATACTTTGCAGTGGCGTGTACGGAATTCAGTCAAGTTGGAGGACactatcaccaagttgaaattcCTCGCCAACACACCGGTGTTGATTGGCTCGTGTATGAATGGCCGTATATACAAATGGGATGCTCGTACCATGAAAGAGCTTTTTGTGGGATATGGCCATAACATGGGAGTGTTAGACTTTGCGGTGTTGGATGATGGTAAGGTTGCCACCGCTGGTGATGAGGGGGTGTCATTGGTGTTTGCTACCGAGCAGTAG
- the PRI1 gene encoding p48 polypeptide of DNA primase (BUSCO:EOG09261ZI1; COG:L; EggNog:ENOG503NUZP), which produces MTVDVAINSDDVAPAMASYRPSEADMRFYYSRLLPFRYVFQWLNHSPKPTKDFTMREFAYEHRTGAYQRYNSFTSQEDFKNSVVSANPTRFEIGAVYSVNPKERKNLPKNALKPLAKELVFDIDLTDYDDIRTCCSGTDICKKCWKFINVATKIIDTALREDFGFKHLIWVFSGRRGAHCWISDKRARELDETVRRSIVEYLDILGSKQLKMGKQSLNLKRPFHPHIERSFNLLKGDFIEIILEDQDPWRNNQEHIDELLSFIPEKSLQEDLQSQWKGKSSSSKQKWEDINVTARKLLKNQVQLNMLNEAKKDIIIFYLYPRLDIEVSKQVIHLLKSPFCIHPSTGNICVPFDPHSNISGNKDDDSYGFNPMNAPNLRKLQDELEIWDTRRVSDSSQTLASEYDISDSEANDRRLADYEKTSLKPYVNYFAKFVNGLVKDELSSASKRTRDELEF; this is translated from the coding sequence ATGACTGTGGACGTGGCCATCAACTCCGACGACGTGGCTCCAGCGATGGCATCCTACAGGCCTTCAGAAGCAGATATGCGGTTTTACTACCTGAGACTCCTCCCGTTCCGTTACGTGTTCCAGTGGTTGAACCATTCGCCCAAACCCACCAAGGACTTCACCATGAGAGAATTTGCCTACGAACATAGAACCGGCGCGTACCAGCGGTACAACTCGTTCACGTCGCAAGaggacttcaagaactcagTGGTGCTGGCAAACCCAACCAGATTTGAGATCGGTGCCGTCTACTCGGTGAATCCCAAAGAAAGGAAGAACTTGCCCAAGAATGCTTTGAAGCCGTTGGCCAAGGAATTGGTGTTTGATATCGATTTGACCGATTATGATGATATCAGAACATGTTGTTCTGGGACTGATATCTGCAAGAAATGTTGGAAGTTTATCAATGTGGCTACAAAGATCATTGACACTGCATTAAGAGAGGATTTTGGCTTTAAGCACTTGATCTGGGTGTTCTcaggaagaagaggagcCCATTGCTGGATAAGTGATAAGAGGGCTCGTGAGTTGGACGAGACTGTTAGACGATCGATTGTCGAGTACCTTGATATTTTGGGGTCAAAGCAATTAAAAATGGGCAAACAgtcattgaatttgaagaggCCCTTTCATCCTCACATTGAGAGATCGTTCAACCTCTTGAAAGGAGATTTCATCGAGATCATCTTAGAGGATCAGGATCCTTGGAGAAACAATCAGGAACACATCGACGAGTTATTATCTTTCATTCCTGAAAAGTCGTTACAGGAAGACTTACAAAGCCAGTGGAAGGGCAAGTCCAGTAGCTCGAAGCAAAAGTGGGAAGATATCAATGTCACTGCCagaaagttgttgaagaatcaGGTGCAGTTGAATATGTTGAACGAAGCTAAAAAGGATATTATTATCTTCTACTTGTATCCCAGATTGGATATTGAGGTGTCCAAGCAGGTGATTcacttgttgaaatctCCTTTCTGTATTCACCCAAGCACCGGGAATATATGTGTTCCTTTTGACCCACATTCCAATATCTCAGGCAATAAGGATGATGATAGCTATGGATTCAATCCAATGAATGCCCCCAACTTGCGGAAATTGCAAGATGAATTGGAAATATGGGACACCCGCAGGGTAAGTGACTCTAGCCAAACTCTCGCTTCTGAGTACGATATTTCAGATTCCGAAGCTAATGATAGAAGGTTAGCTGATTACGAAAAAACAAGCTTAAAACCATATGTGAACTATTTTGCCAAGTTTGTTAACGGACTAGTGAAAGATGAGTTGTCCAGTGCTTCCAAGAGAACGAGAGACGAGCTCGAGTTTTGA
- a CDS encoding uncharacterized protein (EggNog:ENOG503NUZ4; CAZy:GH5; COG:G), which yields MKGLYYFKEAQDAINNRISLYNTTSKVSLSGVRSLRHSYPDSEPILEAPATTKNSNSILECERLSTNEKGYLVDHHGRLITLKGINLDSAAKLPATPNMPTYKGDATDTDNVFFDGDNVSFVGRPFSLDEAESHFLRIKSWGYNTIRYIITWEALEHKGPGIYDEEFIDYTTKILEVIHSVGGLYVFIDVHQDVWSRFSGGSGAPMWTLYAAGLQPKRFSQTEAAILHNEPRFHPDDDTDTFPKMIWPTNYRRLASLVMFTMFFSGKNYFPQFKINGQNVQAYLQGCFFKSIKHFWMRVSKSNREMIEDGTLFGFETVNEPNCGLMGNTHLGEIPASQQLRVGTTPTVYQCFKLGMGLPCEVDVYRISLAGPQKYGTQCVDPNGQRAWLTIEEAHAIDARYGWERSPEWIIGECVFQQIGVWSYNEVDFKSLPSMSIEEKMQQNAICELQKPNFFNQFAAKHNFKMYSGVKPTKIDMEFFINNNFVDFVAKFKKTIRSITPDVFFMIQPPVLEIPPNLKTDPRGIVDKKTIYCPHYYDGMSLMFKTWNPRYNVDTLGIMRGRYLNPVLGIVFGERAIRNCMKKQFNEMKKECEDYLGSIPILMSETGMPFDMDDKRAYTNGRYSSQTLALDALSYALEGSAMSHTYWCYNSTNCHKWGDRWNNEDFSFWSAEDRNLSFTSQTSLGDILTSSVSTTASLLKNTRARRINSKVHTLKHKIKGSSEKEEITQIEEIEDDKGSIEAEEFEVSKQNIDDDEDDLRSIQDASLIFWTADNVKYRHSKKCYPSPDGVRAAGAIIRPYVVACCGDLIATEFDMRTVRFSLTVSIQKGDTGSCPTVIYVPKWHYPKLNYHDIYLSSGVVRYNKELEYLEWYHYENEDNSEMSTLVDDTVPKEETIIIKNNSGTLDDINPKDDSQKQGNCIIM from the coding sequence ATGAAAGGACTCTACTATTTCAAGGAGGCCCAGGATGCAATAAACAACCGTATCAGCTTGTACAATACCACCTCCAAGGTGTCGCTCTCGGGTGTGCGGTCCTTGCGCCATCTGTACCCTGACCTGGAGCCCATCCTCGAGGCCCCAGCAACCACTAAGAACTCCAACAGTATACTTGAATGTGAGCGTCTCTCGACCAATGAAAAGGGATACTTGGTGGACCACCACGGCCGTTTGATCACGCTAAAGGGCATCAACCTCGACAGTGCCGCCAAGTTGCCTGCTACTCCCAATATGCCCACCTATAAAGGAGACGCTACCGACACCGACAATGTGTTTTTTGATGGTGACAATGTGAGCTTTGTGGGCCGCCCGTTCCTGCTCGATGAAGCAGAACTGCATTTTCTTCGAATTAAGTCATGGGGTTACAATACCATTCGGTACATCATCACCTGGGAAGCCTTGGAGCACAAAGGTCCGGGGATTTATGACGAAGAGTTTATTGActacaccaccaaaattttggaggtgattCATAGTGTGGGTGGATTGTATGTTTTCATAGATGTGCACCAGGACGTATGGTCACGATTCAGTGGCGGTAGCGGGGCGCCGATGTGGACTCTATATGCTGCTGGGCTCCAGCCTAAGCGATTTTCCCAAACGGAAGCAGCGATTCTCCACAACGAGCCCCGGTTCCATCctgatgatgatactgaCACCTTTCCGAAGATGATCTGGCCCACCAACTACAGGCGGTTGGCctcgttggtgatgttcaCCATGTTTTTTTCCGGAAAGAACTACTTTCCTCAATTTAAAATCAACGGCCAGAACGTGCAGGCGTACTTACAAGGATGTTTTTTCAAGAGTATCAAGCACTTCTGGATGCGGGTTTCAAAGTCTAATCGAGAAATGATCGAGGACGGGACGTTATTTGGGTTTGAGACCGTCAATGAGCCTAATTGTGGGTTGATGGGCAACACCCATTTAGGGGAAATCCCGGCCAGTCAACAGTTGCGGGTGGGAACCACCCCCACTGTATACCAGTGTTTCAAGCTTGGGATGGGATTGCCATGTGAGGTGGATGTTTACCGGATTTCGTTGGCTGGGCCACAGAAATATGGTACCCAGTGTGTGGATCCAAATGGACAAAGAGCCTGGTTGACTATTGAAGAGGCCCATGCAATTGACGCCCGGTACGGATGGGAAAGAAGTCCCGAGTGGATCATTGGAGAGTGTGTTTTCCAGCAAATCGGGGTGTGGAGTTACAATGAGGTGGATTTTAAGTCACTTCCATCGATGAGCATCGAAGAAAAGATGCAACAGAATGCTATTTGTGAGTTACAGAAGcccaatttcttcaaccagTTTGCGGCCAAGCATAACTTCAAGATGTATAGCGGTGTAAAGCCAACAAAAATCGACATGGAGTTctttatcaacaacaattttgttgattttgtcgccaagttcaagaagaccATCCGCTCAATCACCCCAGATGTGTTTTTCATGATACAGCCGCCAGTATTAGAAATTccaccaaacttgaagacggACCCCAGAGGTATTGTGGACAAGAAAACCATCTACTGTCCTCATTACTACGATGGAATGTCTTTGATGTTCAAAACATGGAACCCCAGATACAATGTGGACACCCTTGGTATCATGAGAGGTCGCTACCTCAACCCAGTCTTGGGcattgtttttggagaGAGAGCTATACGTAACTGTATGAAGAAACAGTTTAACgaaatgaagaaggagTGTGAAGATTATTTGGGAAGCATTCCAATATTGATGTCGGAAACCGGTATGCCTTTTGACATGGACGATAAAAGAGCATATACTAATGGTCGGTATTCATCCCAGACTTTAGCATTGGATGCTTTAAGTTATGCTTTAGAGGGCCTGGCTATGTCTCATACGTACTGGTGCTATAATTCTACCAATTGCCATAAATGGGGAGACCGGTGGAATAATGAGGATTTTTCATTCTGGAGTGCTGAAGATAGAAATCTTTCGTTTACCAGTCAAACATCGTTGGGTGATATATTGACATCCAGTGTTTCCACCACTGCCTCTCTATTGAAGAACACCCGTGCGAGAAGAATCAACTCTAAGGTTCACACTTTGAAACACAAGATTAAAGGTTCCAGCGAAAAGGAGGAAATCACCCAAAtagaagaaattgaagacgaCAAGGGAAGcattgaagctgaagaattTGAGGTTCTGAAGCAGAACAtagatgatgatgaagatgaccTTAGATCCATTCAAGATGCATCTTTGATTTTCTGGACAGCAGATAACGTCAAGTACAGACACAGCAAGAAGTGCTATCCTTCCCCAGACGGAGTACGTGCGGCCGGTGCTATTATCAGACCATACGTAGTGGCATGCTGCGGAGACCTTATTGCAACCGAGTTTGATATGAGAACCGTCAGGTTCTCCTTGACGGTGTCTATCCAGAAAGGCGATACCGGCTCATGTCCTACAGTTATATACGTCCCCAAATGGCACTATCCAAAGTTGAATTACCACGATATTTACTTAAGTTCGGGTGTTGTCCGGTACaacaaagagttggagTATTTGGAGTGGTATCACtatgaaaatgaagacaaTTCGGAAATGTCCACGCTTGTGGATGATACAGTACCAAAGGAGGAGACGATtattatcaagaacaatAGTGGAACCTTGGACGACATCAACCCCAAGGATGACTCTCAGAAGCAAGGCAATTGTATCATCATGTGA
- the PRP22 gene encoding DEAH-box ATP-dependent RNA helicase prp22 (COG:A; EggNog:ENOG503NVRX), with protein MQPLLQVSSLIQAFLGVEDTNNDISKFVVSLYDKAAEQASSSGNTASVFNTLLAENGGEFPQEFINKVIDLLDEPPPIKQEPTEAFDALTIPDKKVEFVEPDTTSSHPVKDEPQIKQQYTQDDFSEVVPGKVYRGVITNITNFGAFVKVKYLTGLCHISQLSFDNSVRIRSPHDIVKSGQEVHVKVLSIEEESKSKRGQQKVSLSMRGIDQLSGVDHSEELERGRQLHQQPHRPQKRRLTSPEKWEIRQMIASGTAKAEDYPELNDFEDLQSVYNDEKEVHLEIELNFQEPNFLKGQTHDLESLEPPKIIRNPEGSMRRAALKGSSLAKEVKDKRVKEQREKDKEERIQQSRRLEGVDPMGPTSIDPKLSHEQIALEWRNSQKKVTYGKRTSLSMKQQRESLPVFTMRAEIVDLVNNNQFLVVVGETGSGKTTQIVQYLAEEGLNINSKGHHKIIGCTQPRRVAAQSVAKRVAEERGTRLGEDVGYNVRFDDKSSPSTNIKYMTDGMLQREAINDPAMGKYSVIMLDEAHERTIATDVLFALLKKATLVNPDLKVIVTSATLDSKKFSRYFNNCPVLKIPGRTFPVEVLYTKEPEMDYLSAALDSVIQIHVSEPEGDILVFLTGQDEIDTGCEILYEKAKALGDTIQELIILPVYSSLPSEVQSRIFEPTPKGSRKVILATNIAETSITIDGVFYVIDPGFVKINAYDPKLGMDSLVVSPISQASANQRSGRAGRTGPGKCYRLYTEKAYNEEMLPNTIPEIQRTNLSNTILLLKAMGINDLMNFEFMDPPKTHTMLSALQELYVLEALDDNGYLTRLGKKMSDLPMEPKLAKTVIKSIDYECSEEVLTIVSMLSVQNVFYRPKQKQSLADQRRARFNHSSGDHLTLLNVYRSWALNGYNRTWCQENFIQERSMRRAQEVKSQLSKIMHKNNSPILSCAMDTDRVLRALCSGFFKNSAKRDHQDGYKTLVENTPVYLHPSSALQNKDPDYVIYHTLVLTSREYMHCASAILPQQLMEAAPTYFSAADAANPSKRHKIVPLHDKFRTEDAWRLSSHISHKKSVLGDNRNK; from the coding sequence ATGCAACCACTACTACAGGTATCACTGCTAATACAAGCATTTCTAGGCGTCGAAGATACCAACAACGACATCTCCAAGTTTGTTGTCAGTCTCTACGACAAGGCGGCCGAGCAAGCATCCTCATCTGGCAATACAGCATCTGTTTTCAACACACTCCTTGCTGAGAACGGAGGAGAGTTTCCCCAGgaattcatcaataaagtGATAGATCTCCTTGATGAACCTCCGCCTATCAAGCAAGAACCAACTGAAGCCTTTGATGCCTTGACTATACCCGACAAGAAggtggagtttgtggagccTGATACCACGTCTTCACATCCCGTAAAAGACGAACCACAAATAAAACAACAGTACACACAAGACGACTTCTCTGAAGTTGTGCCCGGAAAAGTCTACCGGGGAGTCATAAcaaacatcaccaactttgGGGCGTTTGTCAAAGTGAAATACTTGACAGGGTTGTGTCATATTTCCCAGCTCTCTTTCGATAACTCGGTGAGAATACGACTGCCTCACGATATAGTTAAATCCGGACAGGAAGTGCATGTCAAGGTACTTctgattgaagaagagtcCAAGAGTAAGCGAGGCCAGCAGAAAGTCAGCCTTTCTATGAGAGgaattgatcaattgaGTGGTGTCGACCATAGTGAAGAGTTGGAGCGAGGCAGGCAGTTGCACCAACAACCCCATCGACCACAAAAGCGGCGGCTCACCTCGCCAGAAAAGTGGGAGATCCGCCAGATGATTGCCAGTGGTACTGCCAAAGCCGAGGACTACCCGGAGCTTaatgattttgaagacCTTCAAAGTGTCTATAATGATGAGAAAGAGGTGCACCTAGAAATCGAGCTTAACTTCCAAGAacccaactttttgaagggACAAACCCACGATTTGGAGAGTTTGGAGCCGCCCAAGATCATCAGAAACCCCGAAGGTTCCATGCGCCGTGCAGCTTTAAAGGGATCGagtttggccaaagaagtCAAGGATAAGCGAGTGAAAGAACAGAGAGAAaaagacaaagaagaacGGATCCAGCAGTCGAGACGACTCGAAGGTGTGGATCCCATGGGACCCACCAGTATTGACCCAAAGCTTTCACACGAACAAATTGCCCTAGAATGGCGGAACTCACAGAAAAAAGTCACTTATGGTAAGAGAACTAGCCTTTCTATGAAACAACAGCGTGAGTCGTTGCCTGTTTTCACCATGCGGGCTGAAATCGTCGACCTagtcaacaacaaccagTTCTTGGTGGTTGTAGGTGAGACCGGTAGTGGGAAAACTACCCAGATCGTCCAGTACCTTGCTGAAGAAGGGTTGAACATCAACTCAAAAGGACACCATAAGATCATTGGGTGTACTCAGCCGAGAAGGGTGGCAGCCCAGTCGGTGGCGAAGAGAGTAGCTGAAGAACGAGGCACAAGGCTTGGTGAGGACGTTGGTTATAATGTCCGATTCGATGACAAATCGTCTCCCTCTACCAATATCAAGTATATGACCGACGGGATGCTCCAACGAGAAGCCATCAATGACCCTGCTATGGGAAAATACTCGGTGATCATGCTAGACGAGGCCCACGAAAGGACAATTGCCACAGATGTGCTTTTTgcgttgttgaagaaggccaCGCTTGTGAACCCAGACCTAAAAGTAATTGTGACATCTGCTACGTTAGactccaagaagttttccCGttacttcaacaactgtCCGGTTCTCAAAATCCCTGGAAGGACTTTTCCAGTGGAAGTCCTCTACACTAAAGAGCCCGAAATGGATTACTTATCGGCAGCTTTGGATTCGGTGATCCAGATTCATGTGTCGGAGCCTGAAGGGGACATCTTGGTGTTCTTAACAGGCCAAGACGAAATTGACACTGGCTGCGAGATTCTCTACGAAAAAGCGAAGGCTTTGGGAGACACTATCCAAGAGTTAATCATCCTTCCAGTGTACTCGTCTCTTCCCAGCGAGGTGCAAAGTCGGATCTTTGAACCTACTCCCAAGGGGTCCAGAAAGGTGATCTTAGCCACCAACATTGCTGAAACTTCTATCACCATCGATGGAGTGTTCTATGTGATTGACCCTGGCTttgtcaaaatcaatgccTACGACCCCAAACTCGGAATGGACTCGTTAGTGGTGTCACCCATATCACAGGCCCTGGCCAACCAGAGAAGTGGGCGTGCTGGAAGAACAGGACCGGGAAAATGCTATAGACTCTACACCGAAAAGGCATATAATGAGGAAATGCTCCCCAACACCATCCCGGAGATCCAACGAACAAACTTATCTAACACGATCCTTCTCTTGAAGGCCATGGGTATCAACGACCTCATGAACTTTGAGTTTATGGATCCACCGAAAACCCACACCATGTTGAGTGCTCTACAAGAGCTTTACGTGCTAGAAGCACTAGACGATAACGGATATTTGACGCGATTGGGCAAGAAGATGTCCGACCTCCCGATGGAGCCCAAGCTCGCCAAGACCGTCATCAAGTCTATAGACTATGAGTGCTCAGAAGAGGTTTTGACAATAGTGTCGATGCTTTCGGTGCAAAATGTGTTTTACCGACCTAAACAAAAGCAGAGCCTTGCGGACCAGCGCCGGGCGCGGTTCAACCACTCGTCGGGTGACCACCTCACTCTCCTTAACGTCTACCGCTCGTGGGCTCTTAATGGATATAACCGGACGTGGTGCCAGGAGAACTTCATTCAAGAGAGAAGCATGCGTAGAGCCCAGGAAGTTAAGAGCCAGCTCTCCAAAATCATGCACAAAAATAACAGTCCGATCCTTCTGTGTGCGATGGACACCGATCGGGTACTACGGGCGTTGTGCTCGgggttcttcaagaactcgGCCAAACGAGACCACCAAGATGGATATAAAACCCTTGTCGAAAATACACCAGTGTACTTACACCCGTCCAGTGCCCTCCAGAACAAAGATCCCGATTATGTGATATATCACACGCTTGTGCTCACTTCCCGCGAGTACATGCACTGTGCCAGCGCCATTCTTCCCCAGCAGTTGATGGAAGCAGCTCCCACGTACTTTCTGGCAGCAGACGCGGCCAACCCCAGCAAACGGCACAAAATCGTACCGCTTCATGATAAGTTTCGTACGGAGGATGCATGGCGGCTCAGCAGCCACATTAGTCACAAAAAGCTGGTGTTGGGTGATAACCGGAATAAATAG
- the ARL3 gene encoding ADP-ribosylation factor protein 3 (COG:U; EggNog:ENOG503NZ2C) gives MFHLASSLYTQYTKREQYNVLILGLDNAGKTTFLEHLKLLYASPDSSKKPKRSKDTASIIKSKRILPTVGQNTTTIKYESSSDSHLNYNNINLKFWDLGGQKSLRNMWSRYFTSCHGIIFIIDSTDTERFQECYETLVNLTHDENWGSANNDYDNMVNVPILMMANKQDLPQAIDLVTLKTGVFIQLVSELEATDSKLLPVSVLENQGLQESLEWLVTRLVYNKPNRAPEYK, from the coding sequence ATGTTTCATTTAGCGTCCTCGCTATATACCCAATACACAAAACGTGAGCAGTATAATGTATTGATCTTGGGATTGGATAATGCCGGAAAAACCACGTTTCTTGAGCATCTCAAGTTGTTGTACGCATCGCCCGACTCCTCCAAGAAGCCTAAGAGATCCAAAGACACTGCCAGTATCATCAAAAGTAAGAGGATCCTCCCGACGGTGGGTCAGAATACCACCACTATAAAATATGAGTCCAGTTCTGACAGCCACTTGAACTACAACAATATCAACCTCAAGTTCTGGGATCTTGGTGGTCAAAAGTCGCTCCGAAACATGTGGTCTCGGTATTTTACGCTGTGTCACGGCATTATCTTCATAATCGACTCGACTGACACCGAGCGGTTTCAAGAATGCTATGAGACGCTCGTAAACCTCACCCATGACGAAAATTGGGGGTCGGCTAACAACGATTATGACAATATGGTGAATGTGCCAATTTTGATGATGGCCAACAAGCAAGACTTACCACAAGCCATTGACTTGGTGACGTTAAAGACCGGGGTGTTTATCCAGTTGGTAAGTGAGTTGGAAGCCACGGACCTGAAGTTGTTGCCGGTGTCAGTGTTGGAAAATCAGGGACTTCAGGAAAGTCTCGAGTGGCTCGTGACGCGGCTCGTGTACAACAAGCCTAACCGGGCCCCCGAGTACAAATAG
- the RPL2_2 gene encoding 60S ribosomal protein uL2 (EggNog:ENOG503NU8K; COG:J), producing the protein MGRVIRNQRKGAGSIFTAHTKGRKGAAKLRTLDYAERHGYIRGVVKQIIHDPGRGAPLAKVAFRDPYKYKLREETFIANEGVYTGQFIYAGKKASLNVGNILPLGSMPEGTIVSNVEEKVGDRGALGRTSGNYVIIIGHNADEGKTRVKLPSGAKKVLNSDARGVIGVVAGGGRIDKPLLKAGRAFHKYKVKRNSWPKTRGVAMNPVDHPHGGGNHQHIGKASTISRGAVPGQKAGLIAARRTGLLRGSQKTQD; encoded by the exons ATGG GTAGAGTCATTCGtaaccaaagaaaaggtgCTGGTTCAATCTTTACCGCCCACACCAAGGGTAGAAAAGGTGCCGCCAAATTAAGAACCTTGGACTACGCTGAACGCCACGGATACATTCGTGGTGTCGTCAAGCAAATTATCCACGACCCTGGTAGAGGTGCTCCATTGGCCAAAGTGGCCTTCAGAGACCCTTacaagtacaagttgagagaagaaACCTTCATCGCAAACGAAGGTGTGTACACTGGACAATTCATCTACGCCGGTAAGAAGGCCTCTTTAAACGTCGGTAACATATTACCTTTAGGTTCTATGCCTGAAGGTACCATTGTCTCCAACgtggaagaaaaggtgGGTGACAGAGGTGCTTTAGGTAGAACTTCTGGTAACTACGTTATCATTATCGGACACAATGCAGATGAAGGTAAGACCAGAGTCAAGTTACCATCTGGTGCtaaaaaggtgttgaactcCGATGCCAGAGGTGttattggtgttgttgctggaggaggaagaatCGATAAGCCATTATTGAAGGCTGGTAGAGCTTTCCACAAATATAAGGTCAAGAGAAACTCGTGGCCAAAGACCAGAGGTGTGGCCATGAACCCAGTTGATCACCCTCATGGTGGTGGTAACCATCAACATATTGGTAAAGCATCTACTATTTCTAGAGGAGCAGTTCCTGGTCAAAAGGCCGGTTTGATTGCTGCCAGAAGAACCGGTTTATTACGTGGTTCTCAAAAGACTCAAGATTAG